The Tumebacillus amylolyticus genome contains a region encoding:
- a CDS encoding ATP-dependent helicase encodes MLILSETGFFEGIADNGIRLNPEQREAVRHVAGPLVVFAGPGSGKTTVLTCRAAYMMQVARIPANQLLIVTFTRAAAEEMQERLGRLPGVGEGIARAAEIGTFHSVFLRMLLQQNGGRMPQLIEDSEQRMLIRNLLREAGGDGDDEEVADALQKIGLCKNNLILPERIKATKPENQKFRDLFAGYEKGKARMDRWDYDDILVECYHMLTSNPSALEYYRRKYRYILVDEFQDTNLAQYEVIKLLAGHGNLCIVGDDDQSIYRFRGSRVEFLLDFEKTYEGASKVILATNYRSTEPVIETASRLILHNRKRQSKHIKGTGREGDRPVLIRPEGERDEAEQILTQVETLLRDGQEAEGVVVLYRTNIQVRAVIDGLVQRELPFTLHDADGDFYRRWQVRDVLTYFRLAMEPDDLDGLVQIINRPKRYLYPERWVDEVHHIRREHGCSYLEALKKVPGLEPYQRQKVEQLAKDLHKLKFQSPSSALQTLRKEIGYDKYLEEYTTKTGNDLKAASEPLEELEQAVIGHGTIPRFLEHVAEVNETIRKNRNKGEGIQLMTMHKAKGLEFEHVYCIGLVDEMVPHSKAINVEGEKRDAALEEERRLLYVGMTRAKRFLTLSAPIRYHGGKAEPSPFLYETGLLQRPKKVEIKSSGLVDGVPSGSARGSLLGGRYGLSAEGRGASGSAGAMSVSPQDRMKAALEKYSALPIQVGDTLQHRDLGAGLVEEIKPVSGDGGRRVSLRMEGRDKPLDVHAELSLYLGLLSVPVKV; translated from the coding sequence ATGCTGATTTTGAGCGAGACAGGCTTTTTTGAGGGGATCGCAGACAACGGCATACGACTCAACCCGGAACAACGAGAGGCGGTCCGCCATGTGGCGGGGCCTCTCGTTGTTTTTGCGGGACCCGGCAGCGGTAAAACCACCGTGCTCACCTGCCGCGCCGCCTACATGATGCAAGTGGCGCGGATTCCGGCGAACCAACTGCTGATCGTCACGTTCACCCGCGCGGCGGCGGAAGAGATGCAGGAGCGTCTCGGCCGGTTGCCGGGTGTTGGCGAAGGCATCGCACGGGCGGCGGAGATCGGGACGTTTCACTCCGTGTTTCTGCGGATGTTACTTCAGCAAAACGGCGGACGGATGCCGCAGCTCATTGAGGATTCGGAGCAGCGAATGCTGATCCGGAACCTTTTGCGGGAAGCGGGCGGAGACGGGGACGACGAAGAAGTGGCGGATGCGTTGCAGAAGATCGGGTTGTGCAAAAACAACTTGATCCTTCCCGAGCGCATCAAAGCGACCAAACCGGAGAACCAAAAGTTCCGCGACTTGTTCGCCGGCTACGAGAAGGGCAAAGCGCGGATGGATCGTTGGGATTACGACGACATCCTCGTGGAGTGCTACCACATGCTGACGAGCAATCCGTCGGCGTTGGAGTACTACCGGCGCAAGTACCGCTACATCCTCGTCGACGAGTTTCAAGACACGAACCTCGCGCAGTATGAAGTGATCAAACTCTTGGCGGGGCATGGGAATCTGTGCATCGTCGGGGATGACGACCAATCGATCTACCGCTTCCGTGGGTCGCGCGTGGAGTTTCTGCTGGACTTCGAGAAAACCTATGAGGGTGCCTCGAAAGTCATCCTCGCGACGAACTATCGCTCGACCGAGCCGGTGATTGAGACCGCCTCGCGTCTGATCTTGCACAACCGCAAGCGCCAGAGCAAACATATCAAAGGCACGGGCCGTGAGGGAGATCGTCCCGTGTTGATTCGACCCGAAGGCGAACGGGATGAAGCGGAGCAGATCTTGACGCAGGTGGAGACGTTGCTTCGGGATGGTCAAGAGGCGGAAGGCGTGGTCGTGCTGTACCGAACGAACATCCAAGTGCGGGCTGTCATCGACGGCTTGGTACAGCGGGAGTTGCCGTTCACGTTGCATGACGCGGACGGCGACTTTTATCGACGTTGGCAGGTGCGGGATGTGTTGACGTACTTCCGTTTGGCGATGGAGCCGGATGACTTGGACGGGCTGGTGCAGATCATCAATCGTCCGAAGCGCTATCTGTATCCGGAGCGGTGGGTGGATGAAGTTCACCACATTCGACGGGAGCATGGTTGCTCGTATCTCGAAGCGTTGAAAAAAGTCCCCGGACTGGAGCCCTATCAACGGCAAAAAGTCGAGCAGTTGGCGAAGGACTTGCACAAGTTGAAGTTCCAGTCGCCCTCGTCGGCGTTGCAGACGCTTCGCAAGGAGATCGGATATGACAAGTACCTTGAGGAGTACACGACGAAGACGGGAAACGATCTGAAAGCGGCCTCGGAACCGCTGGAAGAATTGGAGCAAGCGGTGATCGGGCATGGCACGATCCCGCGGTTCTTGGAGCACGTCGCCGAAGTCAACGAAACCATCCGCAAGAACCGCAACAAGGGAGAAGGCATCCAACTGATGACGATGCACAAAGCCAAGGGGTTGGAGTTTGAGCACGTCTATTGCATCGGGCTGGTGGACGAGATGGTTCCGCACAGCAAAGCGATCAACGTCGAGGGGGAGAAGCGAGACGCCGCCCTCGAAGAGGAACGCCGTTTGCTCTATGTCGGGATGACGCGGGCGAAGCGTTTTTTGACGCTGTCGGCGCCGATTCGTTATCACGGCGGCAAAGCGGAGCCGTCGCCTTTTTTGTATGAAACGGGGCTGTTGCAGAGACCGAAGAAAGTCGAGATCAAGTCGTCCGGGTTGGTCGACGGCGTGCCGTCTGGGAGTGCTCGCGGGAGTCTGCTCGGCGGTCGATACGGTCTCAGTGCGGAAGGTCGCGGGGCGTCTGGAAGCGCGGGCGCGATGTCCGTCTCCCCGCAAGATCGCATGAAAGCGGCGCTGGAGAAGTACAGCGCACTTCCGATCCAAGTCGGGGACACGTTGCAGCACCGTGATCTCGGGGCGGGTTTGGTCGAGGAGATCAAACCGGTTTCCGGCGACGGAGGGCGTCGTGTGTCGCTTCGCATGGAAGGTCGTGACAAGCCGTTGGACGTGCATGCGGAACTCAGCCTCTACCTCGGGTTGCTGTCGGTGCCTGTGAAAGTCTAG
- a CDS encoding MFS transporter, with the protein MAQPQLKRSTAPTTPRRGLALYFALPILSWAFYDFANTIFSSNIVTIFFPFYLQEAVGGNEQMNQIASTMITYTNALVSVFLVLLSPLFGVWIDRTGKKKAYLVPFTLISILATALMGVSAMWQTDAELFGLSAPLAGVLVAFMFAKFFFNSSLVFYDPMISDIGTKQELPLISGFGVALGYCGTLIGLVVYPFVEKNHSYQAFLPSAALFLLFCLPMFLLYKDQPAKQVQERKSFFSGYQEIRETFREARAHRGIFLFMIAYFFFNDAIATAISVMAVYAKAVVGFTTGQFVLLYLVSTVSSIIGSFVFGHITKRVGAKKALLYVAAILLVALAMAALAFNQTMLWICGSLYGMAMGATWVTSRTLIVELTPAEKRGQFFGLFAFSGKVSSIVGPALYGTITLLLAEHGNLASRVAIGSLGILVLIGLAVHMRMPYQRTQE; encoded by the coding sequence ATGGCACAACCGCAACTCAAGCGTTCCACAGCTCCGACGACTCCTCGCCGGGGACTGGCGCTGTACTTCGCGCTGCCGATCCTGTCTTGGGCGTTCTACGACTTTGCCAACACGATTTTCTCCTCGAACATCGTGACGATCTTCTTCCCGTTTTATTTGCAGGAAGCGGTCGGCGGCAACGAGCAGATGAACCAGATCGCCAGCACGATGATCACGTATACGAATGCTCTTGTAAGCGTTTTCCTCGTCCTCCTCTCTCCGTTGTTCGGCGTCTGGATCGACCGCACCGGCAAGAAAAAAGCCTACCTCGTCCCCTTCACCCTCATCTCGATCCTCGCAACCGCGTTGATGGGTGTTTCGGCAATGTGGCAGACCGATGCGGAACTCTTCGGGCTCTCCGCGCCGCTCGCGGGTGTGTTGGTGGCGTTCATGTTTGCGAAGTTTTTCTTCAACTCAAGCCTTGTGTTTTATGACCCGATGATCTCAGACATCGGCACCAAGCAAGAACTGCCGCTGATCTCCGGCTTCGGTGTCGCGCTCGGTTATTGCGGGACGCTGATAGGTCTCGTCGTGTATCCGTTCGTGGAGAAAAACCACTCCTATCAAGCGTTCCTCCCGTCTGCAGCGTTGTTCCTGCTGTTCTGCCTGCCGATGTTCTTGCTGTACAAGGACCAACCGGCCAAGCAAGTTCAGGAGAGAAAGTCGTTTTTCAGCGGCTACCAAGAGATTCGGGAGACGTTCCGCGAGGCGCGGGCGCACCGTGGGATTTTCCTGTTCATGATTGCGTATTTCTTCTTCAATGACGCGATTGCGACGGCAATCTCGGTGATGGCGGTCTACGCCAAAGCGGTGGTCGGGTTTACGACCGGCCAGTTTGTGCTCCTCTACCTCGTCTCCACCGTGTCAAGCATCATCGGTTCGTTCGTGTTCGGCCATATCACGAAGCGCGTCGGGGCCAAAAAAGCGCTGCTCTACGTAGCCGCGATCTTGCTGGTCGCACTCGCGATGGCCGCACTGGCGTTCAACCAGACGATGCTCTGGATTTGCGGCTCGCTGTACGGCATGGCGATGGGCGCGACGTGGGTCACGTCCCGCACGCTGATCGTCGAGCTGACTCCGGCGGAGAAGCGCGGTCAATTCTTCGGCCTGTTCGCGTTCTCGGGCAAAGTCTCGTCAATTGTCGGCCCGGCGCTGTACGGGACGATCACGCTGCTGCTGGCGGAACACGGCAACCTCGCGTCTCGTGTGGCGATTGGGTCGCTTGGAATTCTGGTGTTGATCGGCTTGGCTGTGCATATGAGAATGCCGTATCAACGGACGCAAGAGTAA
- a CDS encoding D-2-hydroxyacid dehydrogenase family protein, with protein sequence MKTVILDDWDHATATIEKIETLKQFSDVEIYHDQPSKAELYDRVRDADAVIFMRERTKVTKELLDNMENIKLLAQTGTGLAHIDVAEVTQRNLPIATTPGGSTAAVTELTFAFLLALGRNLLNFSNQMREGAWPAGITNNISGKTLGLIGLGKIGLSVAKVAKAFGMNVVAWGPRLTQERADAAGVTYRELDQLLSESHFVSLHVRLVPETRNLLQRKHFELMRNDAFLINTSRGELVDEEALIWALENRQIKGAGLDVFHQEPLDPNNAILKLNNVILAPHIGWKTDTTFASFLNGSIDNIESFFQKGEPTNIANQEVLHNG encoded by the coding sequence ATGAAAACTGTAATCTTGGACGATTGGGATCACGCAACTGCCACGATTGAGAAGATTGAGACCTTGAAGCAATTCTCCGACGTGGAGATCTACCACGACCAACCATCGAAAGCGGAACTCTACGACCGAGTGCGTGACGCGGACGCTGTGATCTTCATGCGTGAGAGAACCAAAGTGACGAAGGAACTGCTCGACAACATGGAGAACATCAAACTTCTCGCGCAAACCGGCACGGGGCTTGCACATATCGACGTAGCGGAAGTGACCCAGCGCAACCTTCCGATCGCCACCACTCCGGGCGGGTCGACGGCAGCGGTGACGGAGCTTACGTTTGCGTTCCTCTTGGCTTTGGGACGCAACCTGCTCAACTTCTCGAACCAAATGAGAGAGGGCGCATGGCCAGCAGGGATCACGAACAACATCTCCGGCAAGACCCTTGGACTGATCGGCCTTGGCAAAATCGGCCTGTCCGTCGCGAAAGTCGCGAAAGCTTTCGGCATGAACGTCGTGGCTTGGGGCCCGAGACTGACGCAAGAGCGTGCCGACGCGGCAGGTGTGACGTATAGGGAACTCGACCAGTTGCTGTCGGAGAGCCATTTCGTCTCTCTGCATGTGCGTCTGGTGCCGGAAACGCGGAACCTGCTGCAAAGGAAACACTTCGAACTCATGCGCAACGACGCTTTCCTCATCAACACCTCCCGTGGGGAACTGGTTGACGAAGAAGCGTTGATTTGGGCGCTGGAAAACCGGCAGATCAAGGGGGCGGGGCTCGATGTCTTCCACCAAGAGCCGCTCGACCCGAACAACGCGATCTTGAAGCTGAACAACGTCATTCTCGCGCCGCACATCGGCTGGAAGACCGACACCACGTTCGCGAGCTTCTTGAACGGATCGATCGACAACATCGAAAGCTTCTTCCAAAAGGGCGAACCGACCAACATCGCCAACCAAGAAGTCCTGCATAACGGTTAA
- a CDS encoding GDSL-type esterase/lipase family protein, which produces MTFLRRLQISFCLLLVLCLLGTQARPAQAVVHRPILPEEVDYVAMGDSITAGWGAPAINGSRLNGFAAQLHRQLLTRGPAELHNLGVPGLTSGQFLFLLDHWPEASDVIKHADLITLSLGGNDIIWTDYKAPGDEAKMREALSKYEANIEAILGKIRNQNATARLFVLEVYNPFSPDDSRHQALSEYIQWANESIAMAANTHEATVVPTASLFLDHEKEYVNLANDDIHPNVAGHTRIAEQISHVLFGHFNKMVVQQDMKPTLLWNGKPQKLKTPMLVENGTVYVASDQVASLHKGMLKKWWFRVGLWWMQVNGKKVKLPSPVLLIDGHPYLPLRSVSQALGAKVYWIEDSQTISVMTKKE; this is translated from the coding sequence ATGACGTTCCTGCGTCGGTTGCAGATTTCATTTTGCCTTCTGTTGGTGCTTTGTCTGTTGGGTACCCAAGCCCGGCCCGCGCAGGCGGTTGTTCACCGCCCGATCTTGCCGGAGGAGGTCGATTACGTCGCGATGGGCGACTCGATCACGGCCGGGTGGGGGGCACCCGCCATCAACGGTTCCCGGCTGAACGGATTCGCCGCGCAATTGCATCGCCAACTGCTGACGCGAGGTCCGGCCGAGTTGCACAATTTAGGCGTGCCGGGCTTGACCAGCGGGCAGTTTCTCTTCCTGCTCGACCATTGGCCGGAAGCGAGCGACGTGATCAAACATGCCGATTTGATCACCCTGTCGCTTGGCGGCAACGACATCATCTGGACCGACTACAAAGCGCCGGGCGATGAAGCGAAAATGCGCGAAGCCCTCTCCAAGTACGAAGCCAACATCGAAGCGATCCTCGGGAAAATTCGCAACCAAAACGCCACGGCGCGTCTGTTCGTGCTGGAAGTGTACAACCCGTTTTCCCCGGACGATTCCCGCCACCAAGCGCTCAGCGAGTACATCCAATGGGCCAACGAATCGATTGCGATGGCTGCCAACACGCATGAAGCGACGGTGGTGCCGACAGCGTCGCTTTTTCTCGACCATGAGAAGGAATACGTCAATCTCGCCAACGACGACATCCACCCCAACGTCGCCGGCCACACGCGCATCGCCGAACAGATTTCGCACGTGCTGTTCGGGCATTTCAACAAAATGGTCGTGCAGCAGGACATGAAACCCACCCTGCTCTGGAACGGCAAGCCGCAAAAACTCAAAACCCCGATGCTCGTGGAGAACGGCACCGTCTACGTCGCATCCGACCAAGTCGCAAGCCTGCACAAAGGCATGCTCAAAAAATGGTGGTTCCGCGTCGGACTCTGGTGGATGCAAGTCAATGGCAAAAAAGTCAAACTTCCCTCCCCCGTCCTGCTCATCGACGGCCACCCCTACCTCCCGTTGCGTTCGGTGTCCCAGGCATTGGGAGCCAAAGTGTATTGGATTGAAGACTCCCAAACCATCTCCGTCATGACGAAAAAAGAATGA
- a CDS encoding amidase family protein, giving the protein MLPDKLKQLSAEWLVEATVDDMQQKMEAGELTSHELVLMYMERIAAYDKSGPELNSVLELNPDALFIAKALDFERKHKGPRGPLHGIPVLIKDNIDTGDKMHTSAGSIALANHRAKQDSFVAKKLREAGMVILGKTNMTEWANWMAEDMPAGYSSRGGQVLNPYKLVDCSTGGSSAGSGVAAAANLAALTVGTETSGSILSPSSQNSVVGIKPTVGLISRTGIIPICHSQDTAGPMARTLRDATILLGAMTGVDESDPATWSQEAHADYTQFLDADGLKGVRLGVADFMKLDEEDIPLFQAALEDMRRLGAEIVEGIEVKTGRLDWTPHVMTEEFKIDLEAYLNTCGPEVPVHSLEELVAFNEAHAEQALVHGQYQFEQSLKTSGTLTSAEYIREIISHTTVYAQDIDDVLAKNNLDALVYFSTWGCWLAARAGYPSVIVPGGTIAEGYKNAGVPAGITFTAGAYSEPKLIKFAYAYEQATKHRKPPQL; this is encoded by the coding sequence TTGTTACCAGACAAACTGAAACAACTGAGCGCAGAGTGGTTGGTGGAAGCCACCGTTGACGATATGCAACAGAAGATGGAAGCGGGAGAACTCACCTCCCACGAGCTCGTGCTGATGTACATGGAACGCATCGCCGCGTATGACAAAAGCGGCCCGGAACTGAACTCCGTGCTCGAACTGAACCCGGACGCGCTGTTCATTGCCAAAGCGCTCGACTTCGAACGCAAGCACAAAGGCCCGCGCGGCCCTTTGCACGGCATCCCCGTTCTGATCAAGGACAACATCGACACCGGAGACAAAATGCACACGTCGGCGGGCTCCATCGCGCTGGCGAACCATCGGGCGAAGCAAGACTCTTTTGTCGCGAAAAAGCTCCGCGAGGCAGGCATGGTCATCCTCGGCAAAACCAACATGACCGAATGGGCGAACTGGATGGCCGAGGACATGCCGGCCGGGTACAGCTCCCGTGGCGGTCAAGTGTTGAATCCGTACAAGCTCGTAGACTGCTCGACAGGCGGTTCCAGCGCAGGGTCTGGCGTCGCAGCGGCGGCAAACTTGGCGGCACTCACGGTGGGGACCGAAACGTCCGGCTCGATTCTCTCGCCTTCCTCGCAAAACTCCGTGGTCGGCATCAAGCCGACGGTCGGTCTGATTTCGCGCACAGGCATCATCCCGATCTGCCACAGCCAAGACACGGCGGGCCCGATGGCACGCACGTTGCGCGATGCGACGATTTTGCTCGGGGCGATGACCGGTGTAGACGAGTCCGATCCGGCGACGTGGAGCCAAGAAGCGCATGCGGACTACACGCAATTCTTGGATGCAGACGGGTTGAAGGGCGTTCGACTGGGTGTCGCGGACTTCATGAAGTTGGACGAGGAGGACATCCCGCTGTTCCAAGCGGCGTTGGAAGACATGCGCCGTCTGGGTGCTGAGATCGTGGAAGGCATCGAAGTCAAAACGGGCCGTCTGGACTGGACGCCGCATGTCATGACGGAGGAGTTCAAAATCGACCTCGAAGCCTACCTCAACACCTGTGGCCCGGAAGTTCCGGTCCATTCACTGGAAGAGTTGGTCGCGTTCAATGAAGCGCACGCCGAGCAAGCGTTAGTACACGGGCAATACCAATTCGAACAATCTTTGAAGACCTCCGGCACGCTGACCTCTGCCGAATACATCCGCGAGATCATCTCCCACACGACGGTCTACGCGCAAGACATCGACGATGTGCTGGCAAAAAACAACCTCGACGCCCTCGTCTACTTCAGCACGTGGGGTTGCTGGCTGGCGGCGCGTGCCGGCTATCCGTCCGTCATCGTCCCCGGCGGCACCATTGCAGAGGGCTACAAAAACGCTGGTGTCCCGGCGGGCATCACGTTCACGGCCGGCGCGTACAGCGAACCGAAGCTGATCAAGTTCGCCTACGCCTACGAACAAGCGACGAAACACCGCAAACCGCCGCAACTCTAA